The following are encoded together in the Clupea harengus unplaced genomic scaffold, Ch_v2.0.2, whole genome shotgun sequence genome:
- the rab1ab gene encoding ras-related protein Rab-1A — protein MNPEYDYLFKLLLIGDSGVGKSCLLLRFADDTYTESYISTIGVDFKIRTIELDGKTIKLQIWDTAGQERFRTITSSYYRGAHGIIVVYDVTDQESFNNVKQWLQEIDRYASENVNKLLVGNKCDLTTKKVVDYTTAKEFADSLGIPFLETSAKNATNVEQAFMTMAAEIKKRMGPGATSGGSEKSNVKISSTPVKPASGGCC, from the exons tgACTATTTATTCAAGCTGCTGCTGATTGGTGACTCTGGTGTCGGAAAGTCCTGCCTTCTCCTCCGATTCGCA gatgacacatacacagagagctACATTAGCACTATCGGCGTGGACTTCAAAATAAGAACCATAGAGTTAGACGGAAAGACAATCAAACTTCAAATT tgggaCACGGCAGGGCAGGAGCGGTTTCGCACAATAACCTCCAGTTACTACCGAGGAGCTCACGGCATTATCGTAGTCTATGATGTTACAGATCAG GAGTCCTTCAATAATGTTAAACAGTGGCTACAGGAGATTGACCGCTATGCCAGTGAAAACGTAAACAAGCTATTGGTTGGCAACAAGTGTGACCTGACAACAAAAAAAGTGGTGGACTACACAACAGCAAAG GAATTTGCCGACTCCCTGGGCATCCCGTTCTTGGAAACCAGCGCCAAGAATGCCACTAATGTGGAGCAGGCCTTCATGACCATGGCTGCGGAGATCAAGAAGAGGATGGGCCCCGGGGCCACTTCTGGAGGCTCGGAAAAGTCCAACGTGAAGATCTCGAGCACTCCGGTGAAGCCCGCGTCCGGGGGCTGCTGCTGA